A single Tachypleus tridentatus isolate NWPU-2018 chromosome 9, ASM421037v1, whole genome shotgun sequence DNA region contains:
- the LOC143225358 gene encoding centrosomal protein 20-like isoform X2 — protein MAYDQTQPLKTALKDVLQRRGILTDLKGRIRAELFNALENPEVSPPALSSENLLINELIIEYLEFNGYKHASSVLIAESGHPKVSLGREFLENQLDVQMDRSTAAVPLLYSLINELKKGSMDSKNVRQEKNVHLEGMEH, from the exons ATGGCTTATGATCAAACACAGCCACTTAAAACTg CTTTGAAAGATGTTTTGCAAAGACGAGGAATTCTGACAGACTTGAAAGGAAGAATTCGGGCGGAACTCTTTAACGCTCTAGAGAATCCGGAAGTTTCCCCACCAGCACTGTCCAGTGAAAATCTCTTAATAAATGAACTAATTATAGAATATCTTGAGTTTAATGGATACAAGCATGCTAGTTCTGTTCTCATTGCAG AATCTGGTCACCCCAAGGTTTCTTTGGGTCGAGAATTTCTTGAGAATCAATTAGATGTTCAGATGGATAGAAGTACAGCTGCAGT ACCATTATTATACAGTTTGATAAACGAGTTAAAGAAAGGTTCCATGGATTCAAAAAATGTTAGACAAGAGAAAAATGTTCATTTAG aaGGAATGGAGCACTAA
- the LOC143225358 gene encoding centrosomal protein 20-like isoform X1: protein MNWNGNGMIVLLILSVKILLQMLRLINIALKDVLQRRGILTDLKGRIRAELFNALENPEVSPPALSSENLLINELIIEYLEFNGYKHASSVLIAESGHPKVSLGREFLENQLDVQMDRSTAAVPLLYSLINELKKGSMDSKNVRQEKNVHLEGMEH from the exons ATGAATTGGAATGGAAATGGAATGATTGTCTTACTAATTTTATCTGTTAAAATACTTTTGCAAATGTTACGTCTAATTAACATAG CTTTGAAAGATGTTTTGCAAAGACGAGGAATTCTGACAGACTTGAAAGGAAGAATTCGGGCGGAACTCTTTAACGCTCTAGAGAATCCGGAAGTTTCCCCACCAGCACTGTCCAGTGAAAATCTCTTAATAAATGAACTAATTATAGAATATCTTGAGTTTAATGGATACAAGCATGCTAGTTCTGTTCTCATTGCAG AATCTGGTCACCCCAAGGTTTCTTTGGGTCGAGAATTTCTTGAGAATCAATTAGATGTTCAGATGGATAGAAGTACAGCTGCAGT ACCATTATTATACAGTTTGATAAACGAGTTAAAGAAAGGTTCCATGGATTCAAAAAATGTTAGACAAGAGAAAAATGTTCATTTAG aaGGAATGGAGCACTAA